The sequence ACAAGATGCCGCTGATACTGCCCTTTATTTATATGACCAGTGTACAGCACAATACTTCTACCTTCTGCCCAGAACAGAAAAACTTGTCAAGAGAGGAGCAAGCTATTTTCAATCGTTTATTGCGTTCAGATACAAATCACACCTAGAAAGATTGTATTATTAAACTGATATCATAAGATATACAAAGATATATAAGATATACAAGATACACATATATATGAAAGATATACAAGGAATACACCCATTCAAAACCATCCAAttaattaaagaaaagaaaagtgattaAAATATTATCAAACAACTAAAATGTTAAAGCAGACATTGGTCATCCACCTCGTTTTGCTATTcctttaattttattgttatgggccaccccaatctctgctgagctgTAGCAAGAGATTTCAGGGGTCTTGGCAATTAACCAGAGTTTGTGttatcttgggggtgggggaagggcacAGGGAGTCAGCAGTCTCTtataaatatggtttattcacacatgtTTACACCTGAAGTCTTCAATGGAAGTGGAGTTCATAGCATTAACATCTCAAGAAGGCCATGTCCTTCCCAGCATTGGATTCAGAGGCATCCAAAGCACCACCCACATGTCTATCTGTAACGGCCTGCTCCAGCCAGCCAACATGGCAGCTGCCCTTCAGTCCCCACCTGGAGTTCTCCCCACTTCCTGattcttcttcccagaaacccCTGCTCTCAAAACCTCTCTTGTAAGACCCCTCTTCCTGTGGTGACATCATGCACCGATCTTACCCTGCTAACCTCCCTCTGTGTCTGGCTGAGCCTTCTGTCTGGTTGATGCCTTCCCTTGAGGGACTAATGGCTGACTATCAGCTGCATTGTTTCTTCAATGTCCCACCTTCACCAGGCTGGCCCCATGAGAAAGTTAGCCGGTGTTATTCCTTGCTTAGTTCAGGAATCCATGAACACTGACCCTTCGCTGAATGTAGACATTatgacaagcccccccccccccatttataacattattttaaatcttttttaataaagaatttccttaaaactttttttaataaagaatttCCTTAAAACTACCAACCTAACTTCAAGGGCATACCCAGCAGAATGGCATACCCTGCAGAATGACACAATGGGTCAAGGGAGCAATGGGtgagtgcatctggctgttagccagaaggctggtggttcgaaccCACCCAGGGGCAGCTGTGGCCAAGATGAgcttcggggtcccttccaactctacaattctaggattctaggattctatgtctGCAAGGCCTTGGCAGTCATGTGCAGCAGAACTTCTGCTAAACTGTGTCCTCAGCACATGTGTGCACCTGCACACCCACAGGCAGGCAATATAGTTCTTGCAAAAGTGTTGGCGAAATTTGTAGCCTTTAAGATAGTGGCTTCATCCAGCATTTTAGTTGACGTAGCATCTTGAGTGATTCGTGTTTCAGTTTGGGATTAAGGAAGATGAGGATAATGGCATGGCCAGAGGAATATGCAGCAGTAACATCAGTAAACCAAATATTCATCCCAATGCCTGACATGCCCATCCAAGAGAAGTACGACTGCAAAATATCCACAAAAAAGCTAGATATGTAGAGAATGGAGAAAGAAGCTAGAGCTTTGATGGCATTCAGGTGAACTTCTGTGCTTACATCCCTTGCACTGTTTTGTAGAAGATTTTTGTGCCTCCACAAAGAAGTTAGTAGTAAAATTGATGAGAACAAAAATATCAGGAAGGGAAAGAACTCTGGAGCAACAAATAGAAGCGTGGAATACTTACAAAAGTTAAATGTCTTCATTCCTGAGTCAGTGTTATTGCTTAGAAGTGATTCAATTGTCTTGCATTCAGACATGAGTCTAATGGTCATGATTGTCTCAATGGTGGTGGTGATTGCAGAGAAGACCACTGTCCCCAGAAGCAGCCAAGGCACCAGCCCAGGGAATCTCCGCTTCATTTGCAGGAAGAGAGGGTGGGAGAAAGTGGCAATCTTTACACAGTACAAAACACTGAGCCAAGTGGCAAACCAAAGGTTAGCACAATTAACAAATAGCCACAAGGCACTGTATGCAATATGTACCTTCTTCAGAAAAGTATGTAtgaaaaagaggagaaaaattGCATTCTGTATCGCGAATGCGTGAAATGCAAATCTGAACAAGCTAAGACAACTCAGGATCATGTCGGCTGGGGACAGTTTTCTGCTTCTCTGCCAGTCAATGAAGTTAACGATAGCAATAAATCCATTTCCCACCATTCCTATGAGGGTTTCAATAACCAGAAGAATGAAGCCGAACAATTCAAATAAGGTAGACATCCTTCTGAGCCTGATGTAAAAGTGTTTCTTCCAGTGTAATATTAGCACAGTCTGGTGCTTATGCCGCCTTGTATATGAGCAGTGGAGAGCAGAATACGTCAGCCTTCTTTCAAGACCAGAACAATTTGCAGGGAGAGGACCAAGCTATTTTCAGTTGTTCATTTTACTCAGATGCAAATCACACCTGGAAAGATTCTCTTCCTAAATCTATATCATATTATCTACTGTCATATTTGCAAATTCGACAGTGGTGCTAAATATCCTCTTTGCATCTGGCTTAACAAAGAATGATAGATGATTCTTTTATGATTTCTATATTTTGATTAAAGTTTGTTCACCAAACTTTAATGTTAACATCTCAAGATTGTCCTCCTCAACATTCTATTCAGAGGCACCACCCACATGTGTAGCAGCCTGCTCCAACCAACCAGTTGCCCCTCAGTCCCCACCTGGAGTTCTCCATCACTTCCTCATTCTTCTTTCCCAAAACCCGTGCTCTCaaaacctctcttggaaggcaacAACCGCTCTCCCTGTGGTTACCCTAGCAACCTCCCTCTGTGCCTGGCAGAGCCTTCGGTCTGGTTGATGCCTTCCCTTGAGGGGCTAATGGCTGACCATCAGCTGCATTGTATCGTCAATGTCCCACCATCACCAGGCTGGCCCCATGAGAAAGTTAGCTGGTGTTATTCCCAGCCTTTGCTTAGTCCAGGAATCCACAAACACTGACCCTTCACTGAATGCAGATATTTTGAGGAGTTTCTCCTGCCCACCCGATTCATAACATTGTTTTCAATTACTTAAAACTACCAACAGATTGATATATTGTGACTTTAATGTCATATGAAAAATGAGGTCGTTGTATgctctccactctcctcactctgAGAGCATCGTGGATTTAGATCTGTTTGGGTAAATAAGGAAAGAAAAGCACTAGGGATTTACAATTGCTATTTGATTTGTTAAAACACACATAAAATATCCAAGCATGAGACATTTCAGAGATTCTGGTGTTTTCTTGGTTCAGTTCCTTTGGAATGAAGTCAGTGGGGGCTTGCTGGTATTTTCCGATTTAGAAGCATACAGGTAGGAGACAGGTGAAAGCTAATCTTTAAACATTCTAACATGTCTCATATCTCTTGGCTCCCCCACCAGATTTTCAGAGACAAAGCCAGCACCACCAGCTCCTTTCAGAGATCCACTCAGTGCTCTCCTATTACTGGTAGAACATCACACAAAAAGGCTGGATCCTCCACTTTTAGCTCACTCTGTCCTTTCCCATTTCAATGCAGCTTGCTGTCCCTGAGGCACATATTTCACAGGTGAACTGACCGTTCAAGGAAATAGACACAGCCATTAAGAAACACCAACATCTTCACAGCTCTGTTGTCTCAAACAGCAGCCAAGTCACAATTCTGTGTAAAGAGTAGGTTAATATGGATATATGAAAGCAAAACACAGAAATGGGAAGGGAATTCCTTTGACAGAATAATTGCTGTTCCATTAAGAAAACAGAGTGAATGTGGTatcaaaaaaccccagaaaaggGCACAAGCAGCAGAAAATTCTCCTGTGCAAACCTCTATACAATGGCTTGGCAGTCTTCTGCAGAGGAACATCTGCTAGACTGTCCTCAGTGCATGTGTGTCACACGCAGACAGGCAGGAAGCAATCTTCTTGCAAAAGAAGAAGCCACTTCTATACAGTCTTGGTAGAATTTGAGATGGTGGCTTCAATTAGCATTTCAGTTGATGTAGCATCTTGATTGCTTCTTGTTTCAATTTGGGATTAATGAAGAGCAGGATAACGGCATGGCCAGAGGAATATGCAATAATCAcatttaaaaggaagaaaagcttCCCAATACCTTGCATGCCCATCGCAAACAAAATTATCGACAAAATTTCGACAACAAAGCTAGCTACGTAGAGAATGCAGAAAGAAGCCAGAGCTCTGATGGCATTCCGGTGAGCTTCGGTGCTGACATCCTTTGCACTGTTTTGTAGCAACTTTTTGTGCCGCCACAGAGAAGTGAGTAGTAAGATGGACGAGGACAAAAATATCACGAAGGGAAATAAATTCGGAACAACATATAGAAGGAGAAGATACTTACAGGAGTTGAAAATTTCATTTTCCGAGTCACTATTATTGGTCAGAAGTGATTCAAAAGAATTGCATTTAGAAACATTGGCTTTGGATGTACCTGTGGCAATGGTGCTGATTGCAGAGAAGACCACTGTTCCTAGAAGCAGCCAAGGCACCAGCCCAGGGAATCTCCGCTTcatttggaggaagagagggtggGAGAAGTTAGCGATTTTTACACAGTACAAGACACTGAGCCAAGTGCCAAGCCAAAGATCAGCTGTATTGATAAATAACCATGAGATGTAATATGCCACTTTTAGGTGCTTGAATTGATCAGTCTTCATGAAAAAGAGGATAGAAATTGCATACTGTATGACAACTGCATGAAATAGAAATCtgaagaagccaagacagctcaGGATCCTGTCAGCTGGGGATAGTTTTCTGCTTCTAAACCAGTCAATGCAGTTAATGATAACAATAAATCCATTTCCCACCATTCCTATGAGGGTTTCAATAACAAGAAGAACAAAGTTGAACAATTGAAATACGGTAGGCATCTTTCTGAGCATGAAATGAAAGTGTTTCCTCCACTGTAatgtgcaatatctgcaaggtCTACTCCCGCCTTCTCCCTACAACAGAAAAAACTTGGAGAGAGATGAGGGAGATAGTTTCATTTGTTGATTCTGTTCAGATGCAAATTATACCCGGTAGGACTCAAATGCTGAATCTGTAATATCTCTTATGATAATATATTTGCAATTTCTACAGAGGTGCTAAATATCATCTTTGCATCTGGCTAAATATCATCTTTGCATCTGGCTTAACAAACAAGGATATGTGAATCTTTTACGATTTGTGTATTTTGAATGATATTTTTCCACCCGTATCAACATTTCCAATCCACCCAAAAACATACTTTTTCCTCCAAAGGTTTAGGAAGTTTACTTGGTTTCTATGTGAAGTTGTTCTAATTGGTTGAATAATTGAAGCAGGGATTTATATTTGTCAGGCCAATGGAGGAATGTTTACAATTACACTCCCTGGTAAATAGGAATTGGTGCAAGAGCCTGCTCTGTCTCACAAATAGCCAAAAACCAAATGAAACAGTGAGTGAAAAAGCAGTCCAGAGTATTTTCTTTTCTGCGCAGAAAGGACCAGCAGGGATATTTCCCCAAATTAACTGGCCATGTGCCAATAGATTCCCTACCATTTTATAAACTTAATGGAATGTTTGGAAATTGACAATGCACAAAGTTTAAATTTCCAATCCAATCAAAACACTTAGTTTCCTTCACCCCATTTCCCTTTAAGGCACTTTAAGCATATTCCATGCTGTCTCCCTATGATTGGTCCAAATTACAAACAGTATGAGCATGTGTActaaatcgtgtcctccctaaaagagggcatgtgttgcagttagacctggagactgacctcctggttgtgggtggttATATTGGACAGCTGCAACACCCGGTTGATAGGTCCCTTGTTGctagggtttaatctggccaatggggtgcagtctaaacggatcgagggacctatatatacctatgcacgtgacccagagcttcgtCCTTCGGCTCATGCATTGGAACAGCAAACAGCATGTCCTGTGTCCAGCCGAGAGATTCACCTGCGACGATCATCTTTTGGTGATATCTTTCTTGttatccccttcctccccccccccatttgtttaattgtttagttTTGTTTCTCCCTGGTTTTTGATCCCTTCCCCTatcccctctcttttcctctggAGGGGCTTTTGCCCCACTGGGCTTTGAGCCCCTGAGTGCTCCTCGCTAAGGGAGCTTGCCGCTTCTTGGTTATTTGCTGCCCACGGGGCTCAATTTCACAGTGGCTTCGTTCTTAGTTTAATTTTAGTTGCGGCTGCAACTTTGGGGCTTATAGCCTTAGCGCAGCCTTGGGAATTTGGGATTGTCGCTGCCTTGGGTGGCTGCGTCCAGCTGATCGCATTGCTTTCCAAGCTTGAGAGTTCCCTCTCCTGTAAAGCAGTGATTTCTGTCTAATCATTTTGCATAGGCTGGCTGGGATTTTCTAAGGGTgggaatcccctcccccccccccgctgttggCCAGGCCACCATTTTGGGTTCCCTTCTGCATTAGGAGAGGTCCAGTGCCATCGTGTTTTGGCAGGAGCGCCTGGTAAGGAAGGGATCGAGATGTCTGTTAAACAGAATCCcagtcctgctctcccttctaagAGGGTAATTAGGGGCCCATTGCAATCCCTATGTTCAGTGCCAGCCTCCGCAGTCCCCCAGCATACGCTGGATCACTTGGGGACAATTGTTGCTAATATAGGTTCAGACCCTGCTGCCATAGCAAGGTTCAATAATGAACTCGAGATGCTGGTGCAACAATTTTGGGGGCAGCCTGAGTTGCAGTCTGGCCCTTCCACATCATCCACTTATTTTGAAGCTCATGGTCCTGCAGACGTGAGCAAGGCGAGTGAGGGTTATGACCCTTCGGGGGCCTAGCTTTCTCAGTTCCAGGATTCCAATACCACCTAGTCCTAGGGGTCGTCCTAGGAATCTGGGTGCTATGGTACAGCAGACCTTTCACTCTGGGCTGCCTTGTTTGCAGTCAGCACCCATAGGGGCCTCAATTGGCACCGCATGCGGGAGGTGGAGTCCTTGCCCAGCCAAGCACCTCACATGTTTTTAGTTCTGCGCGGGTTGGGCCGGCTCCTTTGAGGGAGGCGCTCAGTGTCTAGTCTTCAGAGGAGGATCTCCCAGTGCCTAAAGTCCCTTAATCTGGTGGCAAACGACAGTGGAGTCGTTGCTCCAAGAGCGGGGCCAACAGGTGCAGATATGGCGATTCCACCTCAACTAGCGGTACGTCCTCTCAGACCTCTGATGGTGACTCAGATGTGGTTCTGGGTCTGTACTGGGGTCACGGTGAAGGTGCTTCAGGCCTTCAGGCGTGGCAGTACAGAGCTAATACACACAGGGCCAGATACGGCCTTCCTTTGGAGTGTATTGATGGTCAAGGACGGCAAAGTTTTGACCAATGTAGTTAGAGATATTCCTGGTGCACACTTGCCATCTAGAATGCGTAACAGAATACTTAAGGTTGTTACGTTGACATTTTTAAGCTCCTTCCCCCTAATGAATGCCCAGATAAAGATAAACAGGTGTCAATGGGCAGGGGTAAGGCCAGCTCTCACAAAGTGGAGAGAACCTTTGAAAAATGGCTCAATGCCTTTCAGGTATTTGCTGGGGTCTTCTCTGCGGCCTATCCTAAAAGAAGCCTGCACCTGTGGATTTATCAATCTTTGATGCGTAAGGCTTGCACATTGGCCGGAGAAGCAGCAGCTATAAGCTATGATGAGAGCTTTAGACGTCTGGCCGCCAGGATCCCTTCTGCTCGATGGGATCAAAAGGATCTCGATGTGTGGACTACTTATGTCTCTCCTAATTTTGAGCATAAGTCCACTGAGCAGCTGAAACTGAAGCAGGATGTTAAGAAGTCAGGGATGTGACTCTTTTGCTGGGAATACAATAAAGGGTCTTGTCAGCGTCAGGGTTGTAGGTATTCCCATGCATGCGGCAAGTGTTTTGGGGTCCACCCTGCTGCCTCATGTGGGGCTAAGCAGCCCTTTCAAGGCATGAGGAGAGGCTCCCAGCAGGAACCAAAAGGAGCCTCTCCCCAAGCATCCTGCGATGCTAAGTGATGTCTTATTGACCCTAGCTCGCACTCCCTTTAAGTTGCCTGCATTGCCTGCATGGCTGCTCAGGTATCCTGACACGTCTGCTGCCTCATATTTGTGGCTGGGATTTTCAGAGGGCTTTCATATTCCAGTGGTGTTCCTGCCCAGGGCTGGAAAAGTTGAAAATTAAAAATCAGTGAGGGAGATGCCATATATTGCTAGGAAGAAGATCAGGGAGGAACTAGCCTTGTGAAGGAAGGCTGgcccatttaccgtatttttcgccctatagggcgcaccggcccataggatgcacttattttttttgggggggggggaataaagaaaaaaaaatattcccctctGAGCCCCAAAGAgtaaagaagccatgacagcgagcgggatggatcctgctcgctgtccTGGCAtcgtttttagcctcggggctgggggtctgggagcgaaggcgaggttgcgcTACCTCACCATTGctcccagagcttgtggggctgggggcgggggaagcccgagcttcccctgtccccagcccccagaacaggtccgagAGCTATGGCAAAGTTGTGCACAGCTTCACCATCGCtctcggagcttgcggggctgggggcgggggaagcccgagcttccctcgACCCCAGACCCCAGAATAGGCTGttgcccgcaagccttgtgagcccgggGGGAACTCCTgctgggcttgcaaggcttgcagacatctgcgcggagcacggggcgcgctCTGGAGCGTGCCCCGTGCTTCAGGCTGcagcccgcaagccttgcgagcctgggaggaactcccaccgggctcgcaaggcttgtggatagcttcctgaagcctggagagcgagaggggttggtgtgcaccaatgcctctcactctccagtcttcagcgaaagcctgtattcgccccataggacacatacacatttccccttcatttttggaggagaaaaagtgcatcctatagggcgaaaaatacggtaagtgcctTTCTTACCCTGACTTGCACCTTTCCCCTTTGGGTGTGGTACCCAAGAAGGCTCCAGAGGAATTTTGCTTAATTCACAATTTATCTTACCCAAAGGGTTCATCTGTAAATGATGCTATTCCTCCTGAGTTATGTTCTGTCAAGTATGCCACCTTTATCAGGTGGTCAAGTTGATCAGGAGCTTTGGGAAGGATGCACTTTTGGTGAAGTGTGACGTGGAATCTGCATTCCGCTTACTTCCTGTTCATACACATTATTTTAAGTTGCTTGGGTTCCAGTTGGATGGAGCTTATTATGTGGATAAGGCCATGCCTATGGGCTGCTCAATATCCTGTGCAGCTTTTGAAGCCTTCAGTACATTTTTGGACTAGGCCTTGCGTGCCAAGACTGGTTCAAGGGGCATGACCCATTATCTCGATGATTTTTTATTAAGCTCTGCAGCCAATTCTGACCAATGCTTGCTATTATTGCATGCATTTAATGATTTAACCTCAGAATTGGGTGTTCCATTGGTGGCTGATAAAACTGAAGGTCCAGTCATGAGGATGCCTTACCTTGGAATCCAGCTGGATACTGTGGCACAGATTTCCTCATTGGCTGAGGAAAAATTGGTGGCCCTCTGTGACATTGTTTTGGAGTTTTTGCCACAGGAGAAGGTTACCTTGAGGCAGATTCAGTCCCTATTAGGCCATTTAAATTTTGCCTGCAGGGTGGTCACTTCGGGTTGCCCCAGACTTTCTGTAGGCCTGCGGTTACCCCATCATCGGGTGTGATTGCCTGCCGAGGTCAGGGCAGACCTTGAGTTGTGGCTGGAATTCCTGAGAGAGTTCAATGGGGTATCACTGTGACACGATACTTTGAACCTACACTTTGATTTCCAGGTCCATTCAGATGCAGCTGGATCCTTGGGATTTGGGCTTTACTTCTGTGGCCATTGGTGTGTACAGCCGTGGCCTGAGCACTGGCAGGGCACAGCCATTACCTGTGATTTAACATTTCTTGAGTTTTTCCCTATTGTAGTAGCAGTGCACATCTGGACCATGGAGTTCAAGGACCGGTGGGTCAGTTTTTGATCCAATAATCAGGCCATGGTGAGCATTTTGGCAAGGCAGTCGTCACGCTCCAGCAGAGTCTCTGCCCTTTTGCATATGTTTGTGCTGTGGTGCTTCAGATTCAATATTGTGTTTTCTGATTGATTTATTCCTGGTGCTACTAATGATATTGCTGATGCCCTATcctgttttcagatggagcgcttcAGATCGCTGGCTccggatgcccagcagcttccaaAATATTTCCCGGTTCAGCTTTGGAACCTTGGCAGCAGCTAGTCCTTCAGGAAGTAGTAGCTTCTGTTTCTCCTTCCACTTTGAGGGCTTATAAGAAGGCCTGGATGGACTTCTTAGCATTTCAATTGCAGCACTTGACAATCGACAATACTTTGTCGCCATCCACGCATCAGGTGTTGCAGTATTTGGCTCAATTGTGGTACGTGGGTCGTGCTGTGAAGTCCATTAGAATTCAGTCttctgccattttatttttctgtaaatcCTTTTATTCTAGAGATCCTTGTGCAAAGTTTGTAGTGTGCAAGGCTCTGGAGGGTTAGGGTAGATTGCAGCCACCTATGTCGCCAGGTAGGAAGCCAGTCACATTTGTCCTTTTATCTAAGATGCGCAGCAAGTTAAGAATTGTTCGCTGATCCACTTATGAGGCGAGACTCTTTTCAGCAGCTTATTCTATTGTGTTTTTGGGTGCACTGCATGTGGGTGAAGTGGTGCTGGAGCCAGCACAAGGACGGTTCTCCAGGGCTTGTTATTGTAGGATGTTCAGATTTCTGATGAGGAGCTAGTTCTCAACATCTGGTTTCAAAAACCGGCCAGTTGGGCAGAGGTGGTCAGCTGGTAACACATCTCACATTAACGGTGTCTCCAGACATGAAGAAACTCCTCTCCTTGTGCCACCTCCTCCATTTGTCATTTGGGGAGGAGAGACAGAAGAGCAGTGTGTCTCAGTGCTGCTCTCTCACTtaaagaatgctctccccagtgaggcaTGCCTGGCACCCGcttgttggggtgtgtgtttttcttcctcctgTAAATCTTGTTATGTTTGTATGCCCCACAGATGCTTCAGTCAAGTAGTTAAGCTCAAACACAAAACAGTTGTTTTAAGCAAAGTTgtgcacacaaaacacacactttaTTTACACACTTTATACAGGTTACACGATGCCttctctctctgagcccagagagggcAATTTGCTTCAAAGTCATTGCAGTGTTAAGGTTCACAGCTAAGTCCAAATTCAGTTTTTTTAAGAGCCTTGCAACTGATGGAGTTTTCTGAGTTCTGAAGTCTGTCAGTTTTCCAACTTCTTTTTTAGACAATCTCTTCAAAAATTCTTCACTCAAATCTGCAGTTCCAATAGATAACCTTCAACAATTCCTGCTGCCATGACCCACACAGTATATTGTAAACTGAGCCCCTTTATACAGAAAGTTAATTGCCAAATGTGTCCAGTAACACAGATAAGAGAGTCACGAAATGCCTGCAGCTGCATTGTGGGGCATGAGTAATCTCTGCTGACTTACTCCACTGGTGAACTGACCATTCAAAGAAAGAGGTAGAACCAACTTCTCCACAGCACTGTTGTCTCATACAGCAGCCACCCAACAATTCTGTGTAAATAATTAGGAGAATGTTGATGTGGATATCAGAAATCAAAACACAGAAGGGGGAAGAAACCTCCTTTGGAAGAATATTTGTCTGGTTTTgatataataataaatcattaagaAAACAGAGTGAATATAGTATCAAAAAATGCAGAAATTCCACACCAAGATGGAAGTTCTCCTGTGCATACGCCTATACAATGGCTTGGCTGTCTTCTACAGAGGAACATCTGCTAGACTGTCCTCACTGCATATGTGTCACATGTACacccacaggcaggcaggcaagcagcatTGTTCTTGCAGAAGAAGAAGCCACTTCCATACAGTCTTGGTAGACTTTGAGACGGTGGCTTCAATCAGCATTTTAGTTGATGTAGCATCTTGATTGATTCTTGTTTCAGTTTGGGATTAATGAAGAGCAGGATAACTGCATGGCCAGAGGAATATGCAATAATCAAATTGAAAAGAAAAAATTGCTTCCCAATGCCTTTCATGCCCATCTGAAATAAAACTATTGACAAAATTTCCACAAAAAAGCTAGCTACGTAGAGAATGCAGAAAGAAGTCAGAGCTTTGATGGCATTCTGGTGAGCTTTGGTGCTGACATCCTTTGCACTGTTTTGTAGTAACTTTTTGTGCCGCCACAGAGAAGTGAGTAGTAAGATGGACGAGGACAAAAATATCATGAAGGGAAATAAATTCGGAACAACATATAGAAGGAGAAGATACTTACAGGAGTTGAAAATTTCATTTTCCGAGTCACTATTATTGGTCAGAAGTGATTCAAAAGAATTACATTTAGAAACATTGGCTTTGGATGTACCTGTTCCAATGGTGCTGATTGCAGAGAAGACCACTGTTCCTAGAAGCAGCCAAGGCACCAGCCCAGGGAATCTCCGCTTcatttggaggaagagagggtggGAGAAGTTAGCGATTTTTACACAGTACAAGACACTGAGCCAAGTGCCAAGCCAAAGATCAGCTGTATTGATAAATGACCATGAGATGT is a genomic window of Podarcis muralis chromosome 17, rPodMur119.hap1.1, whole genome shotgun sequence containing:
- the LOC114588004 gene encoding taste receptor type 2 member 1-like, translating into MSTLFELFGFILLVIETLIGMVGNGFIAIVNFIDWQRSRKLSPADMILSCLSLFRFAFHAFAIQNAIFLLFFIHTFLKKVHIAYSALWLFVNCANLWFATWLSVLYCVKIATFSHPLFLQMKRRFPGLVPWLLLGTVVFSAITTTIETIMTIRLMSECKTIESLLSNNTDSGMKTFNFCKYSTLLFVAPEFFPFLIFLFSSILLLTSLWRHKNLLQNSARDVSTEVHLNAIKALASFSILYISSFFVDILQSYFSWMGMSGIGMNIWFTDVTAAYSSGHAIILIFLNPKLKHESLKMLRQLKCWMKPLS
- the LOC114588006 gene encoding taste receptor type 2 member 1-like codes for the protein MPTLFQLFIFVLLVIETLIGMMGNGFIVIVNCIDWFRSKKLSPADMILSCLGFFRFLFHAVVIHYGISILFFMKTDQFKHLKVAHYISWSFINTADLWLGTWLSVLYCVKIANFSHPLFLQMKRRFPGLVPWLLLGTVVFSAISTIGTGTSKANVSKCNSFESLLTNNSDSENEIFNSCKYLLLLYVVPNLFPFMIFLSSSILLLTSLWRHKKLLQNSAKDVSTKAHQNAIKALTSFCILYVASFFVEILSIVLFQMGMKGIGKQFFLFNLIIAYSSGHAVILLFINPKLKQESIKMLHQLKC